A genome region from Natronosalvus rutilus includes the following:
- a CDS encoding class II aldolase/adducin family protein, with protein sequence MILETQREQVVEHASDLATLTPGRTGNLSVRGGDGDAFAITPTGVPYDAFDVDDVPVVGVDGEHRDGAMKPSSEVPMHSAIYRREDVGAIVHTHSPWSTTLAIADEPLPPIHYMIVAVGKRVPVAEYAPYGTDALAKNIVTAMREADATASLIENHGLVVTAPDLETALENTAHVESLARIYLEARSAGLEPQRLSDEQLETVLEQFESYGQQ encoded by the coding sequence GTGATCCTCGAGACCCAGCGCGAGCAGGTGGTCGAGCACGCGAGCGACCTCGCGACGCTCACTCCCGGCCGAACCGGCAATCTGAGCGTCCGCGGCGGCGACGGCGACGCCTTCGCGATCACGCCGACGGGCGTCCCCTACGACGCGTTCGACGTCGACGACGTGCCGGTCGTCGGCGTCGACGGCGAGCACCGCGACGGGGCGATGAAACCCAGCAGTGAGGTCCCGATGCACAGCGCCATCTACCGCCGGGAGGACGTGGGTGCCATCGTCCACACCCACTCGCCGTGGTCGACGACGCTGGCGATCGCCGACGAACCCCTGCCGCCGATTCACTACATGATCGTCGCCGTCGGCAAGCGGGTGCCAGTCGCCGAGTACGCCCCCTACGGTACTGACGCACTGGCCAAGAACATCGTCACCGCGATGCGTGAGGCCGACGCTACCGCGAGCCTCATCGAGAATCACGGCCTCGTCGTCACCGCGCCGGACCTCGAGACGGCCCTCGAGAACACGGCCCACGTCGAGAGCCTCGCCCGGATCTATCTGGAAGCGCGCTCGGCCGGCCTCGAGCCCCAGCGACTCTCCGACGAGCAACTGGAGACGGTGCTCGAGCAGTTCGAGTCCTACGGCCAGCAATAG
- a CDS encoding HAD family hydrolase has protein sequence MTVDAVLFDFDDTLYPYAPCNEAGKTAAHEVALDRGYDFESTEFEAFYQTGRRDVKRDLAGVAASHERLLYFKRAFERHTGEPRPSDALALGDAYWEGYLEAMALHSGVEETLSAFREADVDVGIVTNLTTRIQLRKIERLDLTDAIDLLVTSEEVGQEKPASVMFTYPLSRLECHPSDAVMVGDSIRSDVVGGNAIGLETVLFDAAGEEPGDPDPLGADRTKDDRIPDHRIDHFGDLTDLVL, from the coding sequence ATGACCGTCGACGCCGTGCTCTTCGACTTCGACGACACGCTCTACCCCTACGCGCCGTGCAACGAGGCGGGAAAGACCGCCGCCCACGAGGTTGCCCTCGATCGTGGATACGACTTCGAGTCAACAGAGTTCGAAGCGTTCTACCAGACTGGCCGCCGCGACGTGAAACGCGACCTCGCGGGGGTTGCTGCCTCCCACGAACGCCTGCTGTACTTCAAACGGGCGTTCGAGCGCCACACAGGCGAGCCCCGACCGTCGGACGCGCTGGCCCTGGGCGACGCCTACTGGGAGGGGTATCTCGAGGCGATGGCGCTCCACTCGGGTGTCGAGGAGACGTTGTCGGCGTTCAGAGAAGCCGACGTTGACGTGGGAATCGTCACGAACCTCACCACCCGGATTCAACTGCGCAAGATCGAGCGGTTGGACCTCACGGACGCCATCGACTTGCTCGTGACCTCCGAGGAGGTTGGCCAGGAAAAACCCGCCTCGGTCATGTTCACCTACCCGCTGTCCCGACTCGAGTGTCACCCGAGCGATGCGGTGATGGTCGGCGATTCGATCCGCTCGGACGTCGTCGGCGGAAACGCGATCGGTCTCGAGACAGTGTTGTTCGACGCTGCGGGCGAGGAGCCGGGCGACCCCGATCCCCTTGGAGCTGATCGAACGAAAGACGATCGAATCCCCGACCACAGGATAGATCACTTCGGCGACCTAACAGACCTGGTACTGTGA
- a CDS encoding VIT1/CCC1 transporter family protein translates to MTDLRELLQREDVRSISRRYFISNGFDGTLTSIGVVVGSYLSGVDDGLTVVAIGLGAAVGLGTSGVWSVWEIERAEKRAELLRIEAAMLTDLEGTRVQERQAGARSINAVASGVGPLIGILLPLGPFLAEGVTFSMLEATVAAIGVGVAVLFVFGAYLGSISKQNWLVAGVRMGLAGVVVAAINVLLPGYGSSSDAVSP, encoded by the coding sequence ATGACCGATCTTCGGGAATTGCTCCAGCGCGAAGACGTCCGATCAATCTCGAGACGGTACTTCATCTCCAACGGCTTCGACGGGACGCTGACGAGCATCGGGGTTGTCGTCGGGTCCTACCTCTCCGGCGTTGACGACGGGCTCACTGTGGTGGCGATTGGCCTCGGCGCCGCCGTCGGCCTCGGGACGTCGGGCGTCTGGAGCGTCTGGGAGATCGAACGCGCCGAGAAACGCGCCGAACTATTGCGCATCGAAGCGGCGATGCTGACCGACCTCGAGGGGACGAGGGTCCAGGAGCGCCAGGCTGGTGCGCGGTCGATCAACGCCGTCGCGAGTGGCGTTGGACCGCTCATCGGGATCCTCCTTCCGCTAGGTCCGTTTCTCGCCGAGGGCGTCACCTTCTCGATGCTCGAGGCGACGGTCGCCGCTATCGGTGTCGGGGTCGCCGTGCTGTTCGTCTTCGGGGCCTATCTCGGATCGATCTCGAAACAGAACTGGCTCGTTGCCGGCGTTCGAATGGGGCTGGCGGGGGTCGTGGTCGCGGCCATCAACGTATTACTCCCCGGCTATGGTTCGAGTTCAGATGCGGTTTCGCCCTGA
- a CDS encoding DUF211 domain-containing protein, with protein MPVPVRRLVLDLLKPHDSETVEFTTTIAEHAGVQGVNAELIETDREVQTLKLTIEGDDIDVDTVEEVIADLGGTVHSIDQVVCGERFVEQVDTAQDR; from the coding sequence ATGCCCGTACCGGTACGACGGCTCGTCCTAGACCTCCTGAAGCCACACGACTCGGAGACGGTCGAGTTCACGACGACGATCGCCGAGCACGCTGGAGTCCAGGGCGTCAACGCAGAACTCATTGAGACGGATCGCGAAGTCCAGACCCTGAAGCTCACGATCGAGGGCGACGACATCGACGTCGACACCGTCGAGGAGGTCATCGCTGACCTCGGCGGGACCGTTCACTCGATCGATCAGGTCGTCTGCGGCGAGCGCTTCGTCGAACAGGTCGACACGGCGCAGGATCGGTGA
- a CDS encoding ferritin-like domain-containing protein, translated as MADEVTELLTKAYIDELETVMNYLTNAIVLDGVHAEEVKESLEADVEEELEHARMLGNRLKQLDESPPGSMEFEARQSSLQPPEDTTDVQSVIEGVLEAEEDAIETYRALFEAAGEANDPVTEDVAVTILADEEAHRTEFRGFQKEFPND; from the coding sequence ATGGCAGACGAGGTCACCGAACTACTGACGAAGGCGTACATCGACGAACTCGAGACCGTGATGAACTACCTGACGAACGCGATCGTCCTCGACGGCGTCCACGCCGAGGAGGTCAAAGAGAGCCTCGAGGCGGACGTCGAGGAGGAACTCGAGCACGCGCGGATGCTCGGCAACCGACTGAAGCAACTCGACGAGTCCCCACCTGGATCGATGGAGTTCGAGGCCCGCCAGTCGAGCCTCCAGCCACCCGAGGACACGACCGACGTCCAGTCCGTCATCGAGGGTGTGCTCGAGGCCGAGGAGGACGCCATCGAGACCTATCGCGCGCTGTTCGAGGCGGCGGGCGAGGCGAACGACCCGGTCACCGAAGACGTCGCCGTGACGATCCTGGCCGACGAAGAGGCCCACCGGACGGAGTTCCGCGGGTTCCAGAAGGAGTTCCCGAACGACTGA
- a CDS encoding dihydrodipicolinate synthase family protein, translating to MSNHDPGTEDPLSVRGVVPPTVTAFHEDESVDYETTAAHARFVVDGGAHGVFPLGTNGEFPLLTADEQRGVVEAVVEEIDGDVPVIAGVGAPSTHETVQHATHAERVGVDGVVVVTPYYYPVDHDAALQHYRRVAEATDLPIYIYHIPSKTGNAISRSTLDDLAKIDGIAGLKDSSKDVPWLAQSIDAHPELTFLSGSDSLLFPGLEIGCSGMVSAVANVFPELVVDLYEAYDAGNEDRARELQSRVYDVRDALKTGGAYMSGVKTALRLRGFDAGPLRSPLRLKDEASTAELEAELKALDLL from the coding sequence ATGTCGAATCACGATCCCGGAACGGAGGACCCGCTTTCGGTCCGCGGCGTCGTCCCCCCGACGGTCACGGCGTTTCACGAGGACGAGTCGGTCGACTACGAGACCACGGCGGCCCACGCCCGGTTCGTCGTCGACGGCGGCGCCCACGGCGTGTTCCCGCTCGGGACGAACGGCGAGTTCCCCCTGTTGACCGCCGACGAACAACGGGGCGTGGTCGAAGCGGTGGTCGAAGAAATCGACGGTGACGTACCCGTCATCGCCGGCGTCGGCGCGCCGAGCACACACGAGACGGTCCAGCACGCGACCCACGCCGAGCGCGTCGGCGTCGACGGCGTGGTCGTCGTGACGCCGTACTACTACCCGGTCGACCACGACGCTGCCCTCCAGCACTATCGTCGGGTGGCCGAGGCGACGGACCTCCCCATCTACATCTATCACATCCCGAGTAAAACGGGGAACGCCATCTCGCGGTCGACCCTCGACGATCTGGCGAAGATCGACGGCATCGCCGGCCTCAAGGACTCGAGCAAGGACGTCCCGTGGCTCGCCCAGTCGATCGACGCTCACCCCGAACTGACATTCCTCTCCGGCTCGGACTCGCTGCTCTTCCCCGGCCTCGAGATCGGTTGTTCGGGCATGGTGAGCGCGGTCGCGAACGTCTTTCCCGAACTCGTGGTCGACCTCTACGAGGCCTACGACGCGGGCAACGAGGATCGCGCCCGTGAACTCCAGAGTCGCGTCTACGACGTCCGCGACGCGCTCAAGACCGGCGGTGCGTACATGTCGGGCGTCAAGACCGCGCTCCGGCTTCGTGGATTCGACGCAGGACCGCTCCGGAGTCCGCTGCGGCTGAAAGACGAGGCGAGTACGGCAGAACTCGAGGCCGAACTCAAGGCGCTGGATCTGCTGTAG
- a CDS encoding acyl-CoA dehydrogenase family protein, whose translation MELTAEQEAVRDVVHEFALEEIRPTALEADETETFPEDVWDGLADMDLTSLTVPEEYGGYDADPITYAIVNEEVAYGMLAVATALSVHCLATSCIATFADEEQKERWLPEMATGRLVGAFALSEPHAGSNPAEMTTEAVREGNEYVINGDKQWITNGQRAGVIVLFAKTDRGDPSTVTQFLVPADADGLTVGEKEDKLGLRASDTTGLHFDDVRIPAENRLTEEGRGLSAAFEILTGGRIAIAAQSVGLAQSALDEAIAYSQEREQFDQPIGDIQSIRHKLAEMSTRIEASRLLTREAARKRAAKEGDAAMIASMAKYFASESAMFVTNESVQVHGGYGYVTEGEVERLYRDAKITEIYEGTTEIQKKIIARHLLE comes from the coding sequence ATGGAACTCACGGCCGAGCAGGAGGCGGTCAGGGACGTAGTGCACGAGTTCGCCCTCGAGGAGATCCGACCGACGGCGCTCGAGGCTGACGAGACGGAGACGTTCCCGGAGGACGTCTGGGACGGCCTCGCGGACATGGACCTGACGAGTCTGACGGTTCCGGAGGAGTACGGCGGGTACGACGCCGATCCGATCACCTACGCCATCGTCAACGAGGAAGTCGCCTACGGGATGCTGGCGGTGGCGACGGCGCTCTCGGTCCACTGTCTGGCGACCTCGTGTATCGCCACGTTCGCCGACGAGGAGCAGAAGGAGCGCTGGCTGCCGGAGATGGCTACCGGACGGCTGGTCGGCGCCTTCGCGCTCTCGGAGCCACACGCCGGGTCCAACCCGGCCGAGATGACGACTGAGGCCGTCAGAGAGGGGAACGAATACGTCATCAACGGCGACAAGCAGTGGATCACGAACGGCCAGCGAGCGGGCGTGATCGTCCTCTTCGCGAAGACCGACCGGGGCGACCCCTCGACGGTCACGCAGTTCCTGGTGCCCGCCGACGCGGACGGACTCACCGTGGGCGAGAAGGAGGACAAACTCGGGCTCAGGGCGAGCGACACGACGGGCCTCCACTTCGATGACGTTCGAATCCCGGCCGAGAATCGGCTGACTGAGGAAGGACGGGGCCTCTCTGCGGCCTTCGAAATCCTGACCGGCGGCCGCATCGCCATCGCCGCCCAGTCAGTCGGGCTCGCCCAGAGCGCCCTCGACGAGGCCATCGCCTACAGCCAGGAGCGCGAACAGTTCGACCAACCGATCGGCGACATCCAGTCGATCAGGCACAAGCTTGCGGAGATGTCGACCAGAATCGAGGCTTCCCGCCTGCTCACCCGGGAAGCGGCCCGCAAGCGAGCGGCGAAGGAGGGCGATGCCGCGATGATCGCGAGCATGGCGAAGTACTTCGCCAGCGAGTCGGCGATGTTCGTCACCAACGAGTCCGTCCAGGTCCACGGCGGCTACGGCTACGTGACCGAAGGCGAGGTCGAGCGTCTCTACCGGGACGCCAAAATCACCGAAATCTACGAGGGGACGACCGAGATACAAAAGAAGATCATCGCTCGTCACCTGCTCGAGTAG
- a CDS encoding HAD family hydrolase, which translates to MNTDGYDAVVYDLDGTLVHLIVDWASVTRDVREVYLAADVDPPESNLWSLLASAPDVGLAAEVEATIAGHEREGARRSTRLAHADDLEKRAEYVPVGVCSLNCEAACRIALEEHALASAVDAVVGRDSVETRKPHPDPLLAVIDTLESVPSRTLFIGDSQRDEETANRAGTRFQYVDGR; encoded by the coding sequence GTGAACACCGACGGATACGACGCAGTCGTCTACGACCTCGACGGGACGCTCGTCCACCTCATAGTCGACTGGGCCTCAGTCACCCGAGACGTCCGCGAGGTGTACCTCGCGGCGGACGTCGACCCGCCGGAATCCAACCTGTGGTCGCTGTTGGCCAGCGCGCCCGACGTCGGACTCGCGGCCGAGGTTGAGGCGACGATCGCCGGCCACGAACGCGAGGGTGCGCGCCGATCCACGCGACTGGCTCACGCCGACGACCTCGAGAAGCGGGCCGAGTACGTTCCCGTCGGCGTCTGCTCGCTCAACTGCGAGGCGGCGTGTCGGATCGCCCTCGAGGAACACGCGCTCGCGTCGGCCGTCGACGCTGTCGTCGGACGGGACTCCGTCGAGACACGAAAACCTCACCCGGACCCGTTGCTCGCAGTGATCGACACGCTCGAGTCAGTACCCTCGCGGACGCTCTTCATCGGCGACTCTCAGCGCGACGAAGAGACGGCGAACCGAGCAGGTACGAGATTTCAATACGTCGACGGTCGGTAG
- a CDS encoding DUF5822 domain-containing protein, with amino-acid sequence MPQRVETSSPEGVDYGWVMQVTFVTTIVVGAPLVALASTTVDLPTWNARAEFAIRVGAVVWVFTALAVFAYAKRVQGR; translated from the coding sequence GTGCCTCAACGCGTCGAGACGAGTTCCCCGGAGGGCGTCGATTACGGCTGGGTGATGCAGGTCACGTTCGTCACGACGATCGTGGTCGGTGCCCCGCTCGTCGCCCTCGCGTCCACGACTGTCGACCTGCCGACGTGGAACGCTCGAGCGGAGTTCGCCATCCGGGTCGGCGCTGTCGTCTGGGTCTTCACCGCGCTCGCCGTCTTCGCCTACGCGAAGCGGGTGCAGGGTCGGTAG
- a CDS encoding histidine kinase N-terminal 7TM domain-containing protein, giving the protein MTDLHSVYVGALLVAAVLSVGVVVYALRKRRNRQDRLAVTLAVMMSITCAWSVGSLGAHLSASASATWFWFGLSNVATFALPVTWTVFAAHYAGYDRHVTRRTIGLLAVVPALTFLTMVTNGFQAGSWPTPDSSAETLTLPTRPAGRTTST; this is encoded by the coding sequence ATGACTGACCTCCATTCCGTCTACGTCGGAGCGTTGCTCGTCGCAGCAGTACTCTCGGTCGGTGTCGTCGTCTACGCCCTTCGGAAACGGCGCAATCGTCAGGATCGACTGGCGGTCACACTGGCAGTTATGATGTCGATCACCTGTGCCTGGAGCGTCGGATCGCTGGGGGCGCACCTGAGCGCAAGTGCGTCAGCGACGTGGTTTTGGTTCGGACTGAGCAACGTCGCGACGTTCGCGTTGCCCGTTACCTGGACCGTCTTTGCCGCTCACTATGCGGGCTACGACCGACACGTCACTCGGCGAACGATCGGACTGTTGGCCGTCGTTCCCGCCCTCACGTTTCTCACGATGGTGACGAACGGGTTTCAGGCTGGTTCCTGGCCGACGCCAGACTCGTCAGCAGAAACGCTCACGTTGCCCACACGTCCGGCTGGGCGTACGACATCCACCTGA
- a CDS encoding sensor histidine kinase yields MVGHVAYTSRRVYRKQAVAIAAAVVVPLLTNVFYVRIAGAESVNWTPVAFTITGVAVAAAIFRYQLLDIVPVARESVVETMRDGVIVLDGQRRIVDVNATAECMLEGPDSNPDAGLVGASADRVRLGTETVETVVETGRGELAIERAGTTQHVAIRSEPITTGSDATLVTIQDVTHRRCHERELERTNARLDEFASVVSHDLRNPLNIAAGYLDILETSVDEDGRETLDIVRTQHDRMQAIIDDALTLVREGSTVDKTETETLSLEAVAREAWDGVDTGAATLTVVDDRPLEADRDRLLRALENLFRNCVEHAGPTVSVAVGSSDGLLRRRRRTRNSAGRTGTRVRFGVFDRGRWNGLRTLDRHPDRRRTRLDRRVQRPRAKRVRRRLLRVLGSELGRPSRARSGPETVTFTRSRATVVVCQRFVTFARKPERNRSRCSPPTTRQRPASSTGPAST; encoded by the coding sequence CTGGTCGGACACGTCGCGTACACATCACGTCGCGTGTACCGGAAACAGGCGGTAGCGATCGCCGCCGCCGTCGTCGTTCCCCTCCTCACGAACGTCTTTTACGTCCGAATTGCCGGGGCCGAATCGGTCAACTGGACGCCCGTCGCGTTCACGATTACCGGTGTTGCCGTCGCCGCGGCCATCTTTCGCTATCAGTTGCTCGATATCGTGCCGGTCGCCCGGGAATCAGTCGTCGAGACGATGCGTGACGGCGTCATCGTGCTCGACGGACAGAGGCGCATCGTCGACGTGAACGCGACGGCTGAGTGTATGCTCGAGGGTCCCGACTCCAACCCCGACGCCGGCCTCGTCGGCGCTTCTGCCGACCGAGTCCGACTCGGCACCGAAACTGTCGAAACGGTCGTCGAAACCGGCCGTGGCGAACTCGCTATCGAACGGGCGGGAACCACACAGCACGTAGCTATTCGAAGCGAACCGATCACGACCGGGTCGGACGCCACGCTGGTGACGATCCAGGACGTGACCCACCGACGATGCCACGAACGCGAACTCGAGCGGACGAACGCTCGCCTCGACGAGTTCGCGAGCGTCGTCAGTCACGACCTCCGGAACCCGTTGAATATCGCGGCCGGGTATCTCGACATACTCGAGACGTCCGTCGACGAGGACGGTCGAGAGACCCTCGACATCGTTCGAACGCAACACGACCGAATGCAGGCAATCATCGACGACGCATTGACCCTGGTGCGGGAGGGATCGACCGTCGACAAAACCGAGACCGAGACGCTGTCGCTCGAGGCCGTCGCCCGCGAGGCCTGGGACGGCGTCGACACGGGTGCGGCGACGCTGACGGTCGTCGACGATCGGCCGCTCGAGGCTGATCGAGATCGGTTGCTTCGAGCCCTCGAGAACCTTTTTCGGAACTGTGTGGAACACGCCGGACCGACGGTATCGGTCGCAGTCGGCTCGAGCGACGGGCTTCTACGTCGTCGACGACGGACCCGGAATTCCGCCGGAAGAACGGGAACGCGTGTTCGATTCGGGGTATTCGATCGGGGCAGATGGAACGGGCTTCGGACTCTCGATCGTCACCCAGATCGCCGACGCACACGGCTGGACCGTCGAGTGCAGCGACCGCGGGCGAAACGGGTTCGACGGCGCCTGCTTCGAGTTCTCGGTTCGGAACTCGGCCGACCGTCTCGGGCCCGCTCTGGCCCAGAAACAGTGACGTTTACTCGCTCGAGGGCGACCGTCGTGGTATGCCAACGGTTCGT